One segment of Curtobacterium poinsettiae DNA contains the following:
- a CDS encoding dihydroxyacetone kinase family protein, whose product MTRLFNDPADFADEATDGFVAANERWVRKVHGGVARSTTSPDGTVAVVIGGGSGHYPAFGGLVGHGLAAGAAMGNLFASPSAQQVAGVARAAEHGGGVLLSYGNYAGDVLNFDAAARTLEADGIPVRTVRVTDDVTSAPADDRAKRRGIAGDLCVFKVAGAAAERGDDLDTVTAVAERANDRTRSFGVAFSGCSLPGAEEPLFTVPEGRMAIGMGIHGERGIDETDVPTADGLAELLVCRLLDELPDGVALEGQRVVPILNGLGSVKYEELFVVYRSVQRRLADAGVVIVEPEVGELVTSFDMAGVSLTLFWLDDELEELWAAPADTPAYRKGGAVAEQRVDPSTVAADAEGVGIGPASDESRAVAERVAAGFAAVRAVLDEHADELGRIDAVAGDGDHGIGMQRGSHAADAAAADAVTRGAGAGTILLVAADAWSDKAGGTSGAIWGAALEALGRVVGDDSRPSGATVAQGVRAATEAVLAFGATVGDKTMVDALVPFDEVLRTRLDAGAALAEAWGDAVRAAREAADATESLVPRMGRARTHADQAVGTADPGALSFALVVETVAP is encoded by the coding sequence ATGACCAGACTGTTCAACGACCCGGCGGACTTCGCCGACGAGGCGACCGACGGCTTCGTCGCCGCGAACGAGCGGTGGGTGCGGAAGGTGCACGGCGGGGTCGCCCGTTCCACCACGAGCCCCGACGGCACCGTCGCGGTCGTGATCGGCGGGGGTTCGGGCCACTACCCCGCATTCGGCGGACTGGTCGGGCACGGCCTGGCCGCGGGTGCGGCGATGGGCAACCTGTTCGCCAGCCCGAGCGCCCAGCAGGTGGCCGGTGTCGCGCGGGCTGCCGAGCACGGCGGTGGTGTGCTGCTCAGCTACGGCAACTACGCCGGTGACGTCCTGAACTTCGACGCCGCGGCGCGCACGCTCGAGGCCGACGGCATCCCGGTCCGGACGGTCCGCGTCACCGACGACGTGACGAGTGCCCCGGCCGACGACCGCGCGAAGCGCCGCGGCATCGCGGGTGACCTCTGCGTCTTCAAGGTCGCCGGCGCCGCCGCCGAGCGCGGGGACGACCTCGACACGGTCACCGCCGTCGCCGAGCGGGCGAACGACCGGACGCGGAGCTTCGGCGTCGCCTTCTCCGGGTGCTCGCTGCCGGGTGCCGAGGAACCCCTGTTCACGGTGCCCGAGGGGCGGATGGCGATCGGCATGGGCATCCACGGCGAGCGTGGCATCGACGAGACGGACGTGCCCACCGCGGACGGCCTGGCCGAGCTGCTGGTGTGCCGGCTGCTCGACGAACTGCCCGACGGCGTGGCACTCGAGGGCCAGCGGGTGGTCCCGATCCTGAACGGTCTGGGCTCGGTCAAGTACGAGGAGCTCTTCGTCGTCTACCGCTCGGTGCAGCGGCGCCTGGCGGACGCCGGGGTCGTCATCGTGGAGCCCGAGGTCGGCGAACTCGTCACGAGCTTCGACATGGCCGGGGTCTCCCTGACGCTGTTCTGGCTCGACGACGAGCTCGAGGAACTGTGGGCAGCGCCAGCGGACACCCCCGCCTACCGCAAGGGCGGCGCGGTCGCCGAACAGCGCGTCGACCCGTCCACCGTGGCGGCGGACGCCGAGGGCGTGGGCATCGGCCCGGCGAGTGACGAGTCACGCGCGGTCGCCGAGCGGGTCGCCGCCGGGTTCGCCGCGGTCCGCGCCGTCCTCGACGAGCACGCCGACGAACTCGGTCGCATCGACGCCGTGGCCGGCGACGGCGACCACGGCATCGGGATGCAGCGCGGATCGCACGCCGCCGACGCCGCAGCCGCCGACGCGGTCACCCGCGGTGCCGGTGCCGGCACCATCCTGCTGGTCGCCGCGGACGCCTGGTCCGACAAGGCCGGCGGCACGTCCGGTGCGATCTGGGGTGCCGCCCTGGAGGCACTGGGTCGCGTGGTCGGGGACGACTCGCGTCCGTCGGGTGCCACCGTCGCGCAGGGGGTCCGCGCGGCCACCGAGGCCGTGCTCGCGTTCGGCGCCACCGTCGGTGACAAGACGATGGTGGACGCGCTGGTGCCGTTCGACGAGGTGCTCCGCACCCGGCTCGACGCCGGGGCTGCGCTCGCCGAGGCCTGGGGTGACGCCGTCCGTGCCGCCCGCGAAGCAGCGGACGCCACGGAGTCCCTCGTGCCGAGGATGGGTCGGGCGCGGACGCACGCCGACCAGGCCGTCGGCACCGCGGACCCCGGCGCACTGTCCTTCGCCCTCGTCGTGGAGACGGTCGCCCCGTGA
- a CDS encoding triose-phosphate isomerase family protein: protein MITVGVSLKTYFSHARTLSWAAEVTDIARRHPAVRSGAASLFVAPTFPALVPVRDLLAGSGVLLAAQDLSWADAGAFTGEVSGAELREIGVDLVEIGHAERRSLFHEDDATIAGKVHAAFRNHLRPLVCVGEPDRASPHELGRHAAPRAPQRAGTGSRGPNPTEAVAAVTAQLDRAVSTAVADGLAGPLTVAYEPVWAIGAPAPAPDDHIVAVLAGIDQHLATRPELHGSTVLYGGSAGPGLLTRGQGRIGGLFLGRFAHDPAAVEAILDEVAALN from the coding sequence GTGATCACCGTCGGGGTGTCGCTGAAGACGTACTTCTCGCACGCCCGGACGCTGTCGTGGGCGGCCGAGGTCACGGACATCGCCCGGCGACACCCGGCGGTGCGCTCGGGTGCTGCGTCGCTCTTCGTGGCGCCGACGTTCCCGGCCCTCGTCCCGGTGCGTGACCTGCTCGCCGGGTCGGGAGTGCTCCTCGCCGCGCAGGACCTGTCGTGGGCCGACGCGGGCGCGTTCACCGGCGAGGTCTCCGGCGCCGAACTGCGGGAGATCGGCGTCGACCTGGTCGAGATCGGGCACGCCGAACGGCGTTCCCTGTTCCACGAGGACGACGCGACGATCGCGGGGAAGGTGCACGCGGCGTTCCGCAACCACCTGCGTCCGCTGGTCTGCGTCGGGGAGCCGGACCGGGCCTCTCCCCACGAGCTCGGCCGTCACGCTGCTCCGCGAGCTCCGCAGCGCGCCGGAACCGGCTCGCGTGGGCCCAATCCGACCGAGGCCGTGGCGGCGGTGACCGCGCAGCTCGACCGGGCCGTCTCGACCGCCGTCGCGGACGGTCTCGCCGGACCCCTGACCGTCGCCTACGAACCGGTGTGGGCGATCGGCGCACCGGCCCCCGCACCGGACGACCACATCGTGGCGGTGCTCGCCGGGATCGATCAGCACCTCGCCACCCGGCCCGAGCTGCACGGCAGCACCGTCCTCTACGGGGGCAGCGCCGGACCCGGGCTGCTCACCCGGGGGCAGGGGCGGATCGGCGGGCTGTTCCTCGGACGGTTCGCCCACGACCCCGCCGCGGTCGAGGCGATCCTCGACGAGGTCGCGGCGCTCAACTGA
- a CDS encoding NAD(P)H-binding protein produces the protein MIVITGATGALNGATADHLLEHLAPSDLAVVARDPARAQRFADRGVEVRRGDYAEPEALPAAFAGADQLLLVSSSDPAADAVALHRAAVDAAVDAGVGRVLYTSHQGAAHGSPFVPAAHHAATEDLLRDSGLPWTSLRNGFYAHSAAWMTGPWQETGTVSVPVDGPVSWTAREDAAEAAAAILLADQPFDGPVTLTAPDAPTFADLARQASEVSGRTIGFEALGEDEWRARALAAGQDPHMVAFLLGMYQAAERGLFAGTDPLLGELLGRAPRPVRDQLS, from the coding sequence ATGATCGTCATCACCGGGGCCACCGGAGCCCTCAACGGCGCCACCGCCGACCACCTGCTCGAGCACCTCGCGCCGTCCGACCTGGCGGTGGTGGCCCGTGATCCGGCCCGAGCACAGCGGTTCGCCGACCGCGGTGTCGAGGTCCGCCGCGGCGACTACGCCGAACCGGAGGCCCTGCCGGCAGCCTTCGCGGGCGCCGATCAGCTCCTGCTCGTCTCGTCGAGCGACCCGGCCGCCGACGCCGTCGCGCTGCACCGTGCCGCGGTCGACGCAGCCGTGGACGCCGGTGTCGGCCGGGTCCTGTACACGAGCCACCAGGGCGCCGCGCACGGTTCGCCCTTCGTGCCCGCAGCGCACCACGCCGCCACCGAGGACCTGCTCCGCGACTCCGGGCTGCCGTGGACGAGCCTGCGGAACGGCTTCTACGCGCACAGCGCCGCCTGGATGACGGGCCCGTGGCAGGAGACCGGCACGGTTTCCGTCCCCGTCGACGGCCCGGTGTCGTGGACCGCCCGCGAGGACGCCGCCGAGGCAGCCGCCGCGATCCTGCTCGCCGACCAGCCGTTCGACGGGCCGGTGACGCTCACCGCTCCGGACGCGCCGACCTTCGCCGACCTGGCTCGGCAGGCGTCCGAGGTGTCCGGTCGGACGATCGGGTTCGAGGCCCTGGGTGAGGACGAGTGGCGTGCCCGTGCGCTGGCAGCGGGGCAGGACCCGCACATGGTCGCGTTCCTGCTCGGCATGTACCAGGCCGCCGAGCGGGGCCTGTTCGCCGGCACCGATCCGCTGCTCGGCGAGCTGCTCGGTCGCGCCCCACGGCCGGTCCGCGACCAGCTCAGTTGA
- a CDS encoding TetR/AcrR family transcriptional regulator → MTEQGSQRDETRARIVEVAGSMLRERGAAAVTTRAVADGAGVQAPTIYRLFGDKDGLLEAVAEHAMATFSAMKADAVRAARDEATDPVEDLRTGWSMTIGFGLANPDLFVLLSDPERGRRSAAARAGTALLAERIRRVAEAGRLAVPEHRAVELVHAAGTGAVLAILAAPADERDPSLADDVLDAVLGRILVPSRPTRDDGGAAPGGRGRGTDAVTSAAITLRAAAPRLDRLSAAERTMLAEWLDRIAAD, encoded by the coding sequence GTGACCGAGCAGGGAAGCCAGCGCGACGAGACGCGTGCGCGCATCGTCGAGGTCGCCGGCAGCATGCTGCGCGAACGCGGTGCCGCGGCGGTGACCACGCGGGCGGTCGCGGACGGCGCAGGCGTCCAGGCACCGACCATCTACCGGCTGTTCGGCGACAAGGACGGTCTGCTCGAGGCGGTCGCCGAGCACGCGATGGCGACGTTCTCGGCGATGAAGGCCGACGCCGTCCGGGCTGCTCGTGACGAGGCGACCGACCCCGTCGAGGACCTGCGCACCGGTTGGTCGATGACGATCGGCTTCGGGCTGGCGAACCCCGACCTGTTCGTGCTGTTGAGCGACCCGGAGCGCGGCCGTCGGTCGGCAGCCGCCCGCGCCGGTACCGCGCTGCTCGCCGAACGCATCCGGCGGGTGGCCGAGGCCGGACGACTGGCCGTGCCGGAACACCGCGCGGTCGAGCTCGTGCACGCGGCCGGCACCGGTGCGGTGCTCGCGATCCTGGCCGCTCCGGCGGACGAGCGGGACCCGTCACTCGCCGATGACGTCCTCGACGCGGTGCTCGGGCGGATCCTCGTGCCGAGCCGGCCGACCAGGGACGACGGCGGCGCGGCCCCGGGTGGTCGCGGTCGGGGGACTGACGCCGTGACGAGCGCCGCGATCACGCTCCGTGCCGCAGCGCCCCGGCTCGATCGACTATCGGCAGCCGAGCGGACGATGCTCGCGGAGTGGCTCGACCGGATCGCCGCGGACTAG
- a CDS encoding response regulator gives MTEPIRILLTDDQALFRAGLRVVLDAQDDMRVVGEASDGAEALALIPEVRPDVVLLDMRMAGMDGVETVRQLYSGVVPGPLPRVVVLTTFGLDPAAATAIRLGASGFLLKDTTPPFLFAAVRAVHEGSSVIAPNDLAQLFGTDVARAPAPQPPEYATLTERERVVFGWASRGLSNAEIATREYVTESTVKTQISSILGKLSLRDRVQLVVYAHDHGLAGARED, from the coding sequence ATGACCGAACCGATCAGGATCCTGCTCACCGACGACCAGGCGCTGTTCCGCGCCGGGCTCCGGGTGGTGCTCGACGCCCAGGACGACATGCGCGTGGTCGGTGAGGCCTCCGACGGCGCCGAAGCGCTCGCGCTCATCCCCGAGGTGCGCCCCGACGTGGTGCTGCTCGACATGCGGATGGCCGGCATGGACGGCGTGGAGACCGTCCGCCAGCTCTACTCGGGCGTCGTCCCGGGCCCGCTGCCCCGCGTCGTCGTGCTCACCACCTTCGGGCTCGACCCTGCGGCGGCGACCGCGATCCGGCTCGGCGCCAGCGGGTTCCTGCTCAAGGACACCACGCCGCCGTTCCTGTTCGCCGCGGTGCGGGCCGTGCACGAGGGCAGCTCGGTCATCGCACCGAACGACCTCGCGCAGCTGTTCGGCACCGACGTGGCGCGGGCCCCCGCACCGCAGCCGCCGGAGTACGCGACCCTGACCGAGCGGGAGCGCGTCGTGTTCGGGTGGGCGTCCCGTGGGCTCTCGAACGCCGAGATCGCCACCAGGGAGTACGTCACCGAGTCGACGGTGAAGACCCAGATCTCGAGCATCCTCGGCAAGTTGTCGCTGCGCGACCGGGTGCAGCTCGTCGTCTACGCACACGACCACGGGCTGGCGGGCGCCCGCGAGGACTAG
- a CDS encoding sensor histidine kinase codes for MTERGRFLRPLATRSIVVDVAWAVLAAFVFLLPIDLELEHASLAAVLSASVAIALRRISPSAAMAMVVVLGVVQVGGGERPSLVDLAMFVVIGTAAVVGTRTEVVVSGVLAVVAGAGATVYLASTGFRFLVLINGPRDQAFLAMAAPVTALLGVWAGGVAVRAFRSRDRESERRADAEAAASRAEAVATEAEATATRAIDVAESERIRADIARDVHDVVGHSLAVIIAQADSVPFLDDEARIRAVSATIASTARSSLVEVRQVLGHIDGSAEATGPGSLEEIVQGIRDAGVDVDRTVRGVPLALRPDTGTAARRVLQEMLTNALRHGAPGNPVVVRETWRNADLVLEVENVAGDGTTAGSGRGIDGMDSRLGALGGSFDAAVLDDVFTARARIPFDVQGGPVR; via the coding sequence GTGACCGAACGGGGCAGGTTCCTCCGGCCGCTCGCCACCCGGTCGATCGTCGTCGACGTGGCCTGGGCGGTCCTGGCGGCGTTCGTCTTCCTGCTGCCCATCGACCTCGAGCTCGAGCACGCGAGCCTCGCCGCGGTGCTGTCGGCCTCTGTGGCGATCGCCCTGCGTCGCATCTCCCCGTCCGCCGCGATGGCGATGGTCGTCGTCCTCGGCGTGGTCCAGGTCGGCGGCGGCGAGCGCCCGTCGCTGGTGGACCTCGCGATGTTCGTCGTGATCGGCACCGCCGCCGTCGTGGGCACCCGCACCGAGGTCGTCGTCTCCGGCGTGCTCGCGGTCGTCGCCGGGGCGGGTGCGACGGTCTACCTGGCGTCGACCGGCTTCCGGTTCCTGGTGCTGATCAACGGCCCGCGCGACCAGGCGTTCCTGGCGATGGCCGCCCCGGTGACCGCGCTGCTCGGGGTCTGGGCGGGCGGGGTCGCCGTCCGGGCCTTCCGCTCCCGCGACCGCGAGTCGGAGCGCCGTGCCGACGCCGAGGCCGCAGCATCGCGTGCCGAGGCCGTCGCCACCGAGGCCGAGGCCACCGCCACCCGCGCCATCGACGTCGCCGAGTCCGAACGCATCCGCGCCGACATCGCCCGCGACGTGCACGACGTCGTCGGCCACTCGCTCGCGGTCATCATCGCGCAGGCCGACTCGGTGCCGTTCCTCGACGACGAGGCGCGCATCCGAGCGGTCAGCGCCACCATCGCGAGCACCGCCCGGAGCTCCCTGGTCGAGGTCCGGCAGGTCCTCGGGCACATCGACGGCTCCGCCGAGGCGACCGGCCCGGGCTCGCTCGAGGAGATCGTGCAGGGCATCCGCGACGCCGGGGTCGACGTCGACCGCACGGTGCGCGGGGTCCCGCTGGCCCTGCGCCCGGACACCGGCACGGCAGCCCGTCGTGTGCTGCAGGAGATGCTCACGAACGCCCTGCGCCACGGCGCCCCCGGCAACCCGGTCGTCGTGCGGGAGACCTGGCGGAACGCCGACCTGGTGCTCGAGGTCGAGAACGTCGCCGGCGACGGCACCACCGCCGGCTCGGGCCGCGGGATCGACGGCATGGACTCGCGCCTCGGCGCCCTCGGTGGGTCGTTCGACGCCGCCGTGCTGGACGACGTGTTCACGGCACGCGCCCGCATCCCGTTCGACGTCCAAGGGGGACCCGTCCGATGA
- a CDS encoding manganese catalase family protein — MYFHKQELQFKSTPDKPDAVYARKLQEVLGGQYGEISVALQYQFQAWNMHIPGKYRDMVFGIGAEEMGHVEMLATMIAQLLEKSPLGITEDALQDDPTVAAIVGGTDVQHAIVAGAGARPVDSNGNPWQGSYITASGNLLADFTANENAEMQGRVQAARLYHMTDDHGVRDLLSFLIARDTMHQNMWATAAAELREKGVEGFPVPSNFPQSKENQEVNYQYLNFSDGAEAGNGPWASGPSFDGKGEYSYHDGPTTSVPMPPPTHPDVRLYGTTELPNVVEKTAGLVQDTLNKE; from the coding sequence TTGTACTTCCACAAGCAGGAACTCCAGTTCAAGTCGACACCCGACAAGCCGGATGCCGTGTATGCCCGCAAGCTGCAGGAGGTGCTCGGCGGCCAGTACGGAGAGATCTCCGTCGCGCTGCAGTACCAGTTCCAGGCCTGGAACATGCACATCCCCGGCAAGTACCGCGACATGGTGTTCGGCATCGGCGCCGAGGAGATGGGCCACGTCGAGATGCTCGCGACGATGATCGCGCAGCTGCTCGAGAAGTCCCCGCTCGGCATCACCGAGGACGCGCTGCAGGACGATCCCACGGTCGCCGCGATCGTCGGTGGTACCGACGTCCAGCACGCGATCGTCGCCGGTGCGGGTGCCCGTCCGGTGGACAGCAACGGCAACCCCTGGCAGGGCTCCTACATCACCGCCAGCGGCAACCTGCTCGCCGACTTCACGGCGAACGAGAACGCCGAGATGCAGGGTCGAGTGCAGGCCGCCCGGCTCTACCACATGACCGACGACCACGGCGTGCGGGACCTGCTGTCCTTCCTCATCGCCCGCGACACCATGCACCAGAACATGTGGGCGACCGCCGCTGCCGAGCTGCGCGAGAAGGGCGTCGAGGGCTTCCCCGTGCCGAGCAACTTCCCGCAGTCGAAGGAGAACCAGGAGGTCAACTACCAGTACCTCAACTTCTCCGACGGTGCCGAGGCGGGGAACGGCCCGTGGGCGAGCGGCCCCTCGTTCGACGGCAAGGGTGAGTACTCGTACCACGACGGCCCGACGACCTCGGTCCCGATGCCGCCGCCCACGCACCCCGACGTCCGGCTCTACGGCACCACCGAGCTGCCGAACGTCGTCGAGAAGACGGCCGGCCTGGTGCAGGACACGCTGAACAAGGAGTAG
- a CDS encoding Hsp20/alpha crystallin family protein, with protein MTMNFDPFRELDRLAGSLLGTAAGPRSMPMDLYRTGDHYVLDVDLPGIDPGSVDIDVDGSVLTIRAERTLGAPEGSQWLTRERQPGTFVRQLTLGDGLDAERITAGYDNGVLSVTIPVKESAKPRKIAVTVGGGSEQLAVGSGAAAE; from the coding sequence ATGACGATGAACTTCGACCCGTTCCGCGAGCTCGACCGACTCGCGGGTTCGCTCCTCGGCACCGCCGCCGGCCCGCGCTCGATGCCGATGGACCTGTACCGCACCGGGGACCACTACGTCCTCGACGTCGACCTGCCCGGCATCGACCCGGGCTCCGTCGACATCGACGTGGACGGCTCCGTCCTGACCATCCGCGCCGAGCGCACCCTGGGAGCACCCGAGGGGTCGCAGTGGCTCACACGCGAGCGCCAGCCCGGCACGTTCGTCCGGCAGCTGACGCTCGGCGACGGCCTGGACGCCGAGCGCATCACCGCCGGGTACGACAACGGCGTGCTGAGCGTCACGATCCCCGTCAAGGAGTCCGCGAAGCCGCGCAAGATCGCCGTCACCGTCGGTGGCGGATCCGAGCAGCTCGCGGTCGGTTCCGGCGCCGCCGCCGAGTGA
- a CDS encoding helix-turn-helix domain-containing protein, whose translation MSEPGLRARQPKAIQNALAVLEAVAHAGPGVTAQQISDALGMPRATTYRLITLLVEDEYLVRLPDLRGFALGHKVSELAGVAPATAPSVPPLPRAVRSVLSDVRSAVRAGVHLARYDADGICDVDVDPDFPLLDATALRSAPGSSAMGRLHAGGGASASQVGAFVRGFGCLALPVRGERGELVAGLTLSAPAARVESPGQALVHLRTAVARLEPLLG comes from the coding sequence GTGAGCGAACCCGGTCTCCGCGCGCGGCAGCCGAAGGCGATCCAGAACGCCCTCGCGGTGCTCGAGGCGGTCGCGCACGCCGGGCCCGGCGTCACCGCTCAGCAGATCTCGGACGCGCTCGGGATGCCGCGGGCGACCACCTACCGGCTCATCACGCTGCTCGTGGAGGACGAGTACCTGGTGCGGCTGCCGGACCTGCGCGGCTTCGCACTCGGGCACAAGGTCTCGGAGCTCGCCGGCGTCGCCCCGGCCACGGCCCCGTCGGTCCCACCACTCCCCCGCGCCGTCCGGTCTGTGCTGTCCGACGTGCGCTCGGCGGTCCGCGCCGGGGTGCACCTGGCCCGGTACGACGCCGACGGGATCTGCGACGTCGACGTCGACCCGGACTTCCCGCTCCTCGACGCGACCGCCCTGCGATCGGCACCCGGGTCGAGTGCGATGGGGCGGCTGCACGCCGGCGGCGGCGCCTCGGCGTCGCAGGTCGGCGCCTTCGTGCGGGGCTTCGGTTGCTTGGCCCTGCCCGTCCGCGGCGAGCGCGGTGAGCTCGTGGCGGGGCTGACGTTGTCCGCGCCCGCGGCCCGGGTGGAGTCCCCTGGCCAGGCCCTGGTGCACCTGCGGACGGCGGTCGCGCGGCTCGAGCCCCTGCTCGGCTGA
- a CDS encoding APC family permease: MTALDRAIADPPRVPGIGTRSPVDGLSRRSVGPVDVLAQSVSAVAPSAAATTIPVLVATVAGQGATWSLLAAMALSFLVGRTVNQFVRRVAGTGSLYTYVSLGLGPVAGVVAGAALLLGYGFIAMFSLTGSGYYLDYLLSRFVPTAGTGSLVTVVVITAMGAAVFAVIALGVRLSTRLTLLVETLSVAVIVVLIVALVARLQPVDTSALALGPTAPAPFAVGTALAVTAFVGFESASVLGVEARRPFQAIPRAISWTVLVAGVLYVVSAAAQQTGFAAIGTDLATSASPVNELATAFGMQWVGWALDLGIAASFAACAIASTTALVRVLFAMGREGVLPAALGRASARFRTPFVAGMLACSVLTALPVLGLLTGIPTWSLMEAELVVAALGYLTAYAMTCFAAPVFLRRIGELTTGVATTAVTTGVLLTAVLLTYAGVEAASPRWPAVVLAVGVVTAVVVAFLVATRRRPWRRGRSRAVYDVPVEADLLGASRPSAGPGHGTGVR; this comes from the coding sequence ATGACCGCGCTCGACCGTGCCATCGCCGACCCGCCACGGGTGCCGGGCATCGGCACGCGCTCCCCCGTCGACGGACTGTCCCGGCGGAGCGTCGGCCCGGTCGACGTGCTGGCGCAGTCGGTGTCCGCGGTCGCACCGTCGGCGGCGGCCACCACGATCCCGGTGCTCGTCGCGACCGTCGCCGGGCAGGGCGCGACGTGGTCCCTGCTCGCCGCGATGGCGCTGTCGTTCCTGGTCGGACGCACCGTGAACCAGTTCGTCCGACGCGTGGCGGGCACCGGCTCGCTCTACACCTACGTCTCGCTCGGCCTGGGGCCGGTGGCCGGTGTGGTCGCGGGCGCCGCACTGCTGCTCGGCTACGGGTTCATCGCGATGTTCTCGCTCACCGGCAGCGGCTACTACCTCGACTACCTGCTGTCCCGGTTCGTCCCGACGGCCGGCACCGGCTCCCTGGTCACGGTCGTGGTGATCACCGCCATGGGCGCCGCGGTGTTCGCCGTCATCGCCCTCGGCGTCCGGTTGTCGACGCGCCTCACCCTGCTCGTCGAGACCCTGTCCGTCGCCGTCATCGTCGTGCTGATCGTCGCCCTGGTCGCACGCCTGCAGCCCGTCGACACGTCCGCCCTCGCACTCGGCCCGACCGCGCCGGCACCCTTCGCGGTGGGCACGGCGCTCGCGGTCACCGCCTTCGTCGGGTTCGAGAGCGCGTCGGTGCTCGGCGTGGAGGCACGGCGCCCGTTCCAGGCGATCCCCCGCGCGATCTCGTGGACCGTCCTGGTCGCGGGCGTGCTCTACGTCGTGAGCGCTGCCGCCCAGCAGACCGGGTTCGCCGCGATCGGCACCGACCTCGCCACGAGCGCGTCGCCGGTCAACGAGCTCGCCACGGCCTTCGGCATGCAGTGGGTCGGGTGGGCGCTCGACCTCGGGATCGCCGCCTCGTTCGCCGCGTGCGCGATCGCCTCGACGACGGCGCTCGTCCGGGTGCTGTTCGCGATGGGCCGTGAAGGGGTGCTGCCGGCCGCGCTCGGGCGGGCGTCAGCACGGTTCCGGACACCCTTCGTCGCGGGGATGCTGGCGTGCTCGGTGCTGACCGCGCTGCCGGTCCTCGGGCTCCTCACCGGCATCCCGACGTGGTCCCTGATGGAGGCCGAACTGGTCGTCGCGGCACTCGGGTACCTGACGGCGTACGCGATGACGTGCTTCGCGGCTCCGGTGTTCCTGCGACGCATCGGCGAGTTGACGACGGGGGTGGCGACCACCGCGGTGACGACCGGCGTCCTGCTCACCGCCGTGCTGCTCACCTACGCCGGGGTCGAGGCCGCGTCGCCCCGGTGGCCGGCCGTCGTCCTCGCCGTCGGGGTGGTCACCGCGGTCGTCGTCGCGTTCCTGGTGGCGACCCGTCGGCGACCCTGGCGACGGGGTCGGAGCCGGGCGGTGTACGACGTGCCGGTCGAGGCGGACCTGCTGGGCGCCTCCCGGCCGTCCGCCGGACCCGGCCACGGGACGGGGGTGCGGTGA